Proteins from a genomic interval of Labrus mixtus chromosome 24, fLabMix1.1, whole genome shotgun sequence:
- the zgc:110699 gene encoding ras-related and estrogen-regulated growth inhibitor, protein MVPVKLLILGAQNTGKTALCVRFITKRFIGEYDHKKEVTYRCSRLVDQESVDLEILDTACKDSSAASLESSIRWADGFLLLYSVTQRLSFLEVPRLKKLIEHTKKSLVVPTVLVANKADLEIGRQVTTDEGQRLAKDLRCAFRELSVAEAVLAVEAAVFQLIRLVLDQQRPLPDRRSYMLSVRHALTRKLTRSKTMQW, encoded by the exons ATGGTTCCAGTTAAACTCCTCATACTGGGAGCTCAGAACACGGGGAAAACag ctctgtgtgttcgTTTCATTACCAAGCGCTTCATCGGGGAATACGACCATAAAAAGG AGGTGACGTACAGATGCAGTCGTCTGGTGGATCAGGAATCTGTGGATCTGGAGATCTTGGACACGGCTTGTAAG GACAGCTCTGCGGCGTCTCTGGAGTCGTCCATCCGCTGGGCTGACGGTTTCCTGCTGCTTTACTCCGTCACACAGCGCCTCAGCTTCCTGGAGGTGCCTCGACTCAAGAAGCTCATCGAGCATACCAAAAAGAGTCTGG ttgtTCCTACAGTGCTGGTAGCCAATAAGGCAGACTTGGAGATCGGCCGGCAGGTGACGACAGACGAAGGACAGAGACTGGCCAAAGATTTGag gtgtgctTTCAGGGAGCTGTCTGTTGCAGAGGCAGTTTTAGCCGTGGAAGCTGCAGTGTTTCAGCTCAtcag GTTGGTGTTGGATCAGCAGCGCCCCCTGCCGGACCGTCGCTCCTACATGCTGAGTGTCCGTCACGCTCTGACCCGGAAACTGACCCGTTCCAAAACCATGCAGTGGTGA